Sequence from the Gemmatimonadota bacterium genome:
GACCTCGAGAGTCCCTTCCTTCTCGGACGGGGTATAGGCGAGGTAGTTGGCGCCCCAGAGGCCGGTCTCCTGCTGACGGGTCGTGACCGCCGAGACCTGCTCGGAAAGCACCACCTCGCGCAACGAGTCCTGCAAGGTGGCCGGGGCAATGCTCCCGGTCGGGGCCAGTTCGGACTGAGTCCGGAACCGGATGGAAGGCCCGCCGTGCTCAGCCAGCCACGTCAGCGGGATTCGATGGGTCGTAGGCAGATCCAGGGGACGACTCCTCGCGGGGGACCTGATCGGAGGGCGGAAAGACGGGGCGGAATATAGTAGTAGCGAGGGGAGAATGCCAGTCTGATGATAGGATGTAGCTATTGGGACTACTATGGCTCAATCGGAGGGATGATGGATGATAGATGATGGATGATTGATCAGAAATCAGTCTTGATCGCCACGCGGATGTCCGTCCGTTCGAATCCATCGTCCATCATCCATCATCCATCATCCCAAGTGTAGTTCTATACGCTACAACTCACCACAAACACCGTCCCGCTCTTCATCAATCCCCGTTCACTGGTCAGCACCATGGTGGTCGGGTTCAGCCAACTGATCCCCTCGCCTTGGGGTTCCTTGCCGAGGATGTCGCAGGCGGTGGGCTTGCCGAGCGGGGCCAATTTGCCGGTCGGAAGCACCCGGAATGGGAAGAGGTCGCGGTAGCTGCGCACCATCAGCGTGGTACCGTCGGGGGATAGGGCGGCACCGGTAATCAACCGTCCCGTCCCCGCGTTCGCCACGATCGGCAGGGAGTCGATCCGCTCGGCCATCGCGATCCCTTTCCCCCAGGCGGAGGCGCCAACCCGGAAGAGGAGGACGCCGTGGCTGCGACCCTTGGTCACCAGAAGGACCTCGCCGCCGGCGTTCACGACCATCGCCTCGACATCATGGGCGCCGTCAGGGTACCGAAAGGTCAGCGTCTCTGCCGGGCGGGCGGGACGATCCCCGGCGAAGCTCGCGTCGAGGACCGGCTCGGTCAGCCGGAGCAGGGAGACCGCGTCTCGGCGCTCGAGGTTGTCGCCGGTGTCGGCGATGTAGAGACAGCGACCGGTCGGGCAGGGGCCGAGGGCGACCTCTTCCCAATCGGTGTTGGTCACGCCGCTGAGCGGCAGCGTCGCGATCAAGGTCCCGCTGGTGTCGATCAGCAGGAGGTCGGGAGCATTGCCGGAATCGTTGATGGTCCAGAGGAGTCCGGCGCGCTGGGTTGTGACGGCGGCACCGCTCGCTTCGGCCAATCGCGGGTGGGCGAGGGTGCCGCTCTGGCGGAGGGTGGTCGGGGGGACCATGACCCAACCGGCGTCGACGTGGGGGGCTTCGGCGGCAGGGATTGGCTCGGGCTGGCAGCCAGTCGTGGGGCCAACGAGTGCGCCGAGGGCCAGCAGCACGCGCCACCTCGGCATCACTTGACTGGCTTCTTCCGCGCCAGTTCCACGACGTAGGCGGCGACGGCTTCGACCTCGCGGTCGGTGATGCGCGAGCCGCCGCGGGCCGGCATCACGACGCCGCTCTTCGAGGTCTTGGCGTCGAAGCCGGTCTTGATGATGGCCACGAGCTCCGGCCGGGTCCCGGTGCTGTGCAACCACTTTCCGTCGGCGAGGTTGGTGTTCTTGCTCACCGCGGGCATTCCCTCGCCCCCCTTGCCGTGGCAACTGAAGCAGAGGCCTCGGCCCTCGAAGGTCCGCTTGCCGAGGGCGAGCATCGCCGCGGTCGAATCGGTTGCCTGCGCCGCGAGAGTGGTCGGGGCGAGGAGGCCAAGCATGAGCAGGAGCGGGGGCAGGCGCATCGCGAGCGGATTCCTATTGGTACTGGATGTAGAGAGGGATGGGTCGCATTGCCAGCACCTGGGTGAGCGTCAGCATCGGCTTGTCATTCTTGTAGAACAGCTTCAGTCCGGCGAACTGGACCGGTCGACGGGTCACGACGAGTCCAAAAATATTCTGTTTCAGGGCCGGTGCGCCAAATCCGTCGGCATCGATGACGACCTGAACCCTCGGGTCGAGGGTGATGTCGCGCTCCCGGGTCAGCATCCCCTCGGTGAAGCGGTGAACGACCAGGATCTTGGGCGGGATCCCCGCCTCCTCGACCAACTTCGCGAGCAGCGCCTGCACCTGGTTGACGTCACTGGCGTCGAGCGTCCCGATCCGCTTGCCGGGGACCTTGCCTGGCGGCATGGCAAACTCCGGATCGATGCCGAGGTGGACATTTGGACGCCGAAGCCAGGGGAGGAGCCTGGGGATCTCGGCGGCGATGGGGCTGCGGCCGGCCTGGACGTCCAGGAAGAGCAGCCATCCTCGGGCGTCTGCCCAGGCGGCCACCTTGCCGATCAGGGCATCGCCGTGCTGGAGCCGGTAGAGCCCACCTTCGCCCGGGTGTCCCTGCGCCACGGTGACGATCAGGTGCAGGGCGCGGAGCACGGGACGTGTGGTGTCGGCCGCTTCCCAGCGCTTGGCCGTCTCCTCCAGGCGCGCCATCATCTGCTAAGGGGGGATCTCGCCCAGGATCCCCATGCGGGTGGAGAGCGGGTTCCCGTAGTAGGCGATGATCCGGTGCTTCGGGAGCAGCGCGTCCCGCCGGGCGACGATCTGGCGGGAGGCCAGCGGGGGATGCACCGTGTCGATCGCTACCGCCGGCCGTCGGGGCGGGGTCGCGGGGAGCTGGGCGGAGAGGGACGCGGGGGCGGTCAGGAGCAGCGCGGCGAGCAGGGGGAATCGCATCATGGCGAAGCATACACCTGCCGGGTGCACCCTTGGACCACCCGAGGCGGACCGCTACGATTCAATGCGCACCAATGACCTGAAGGATCGCACATTCCGGAGCAGTGACCCCCTGTGAAGATTGCCATCTCGACCGGCGGCGGCGACGCCCCCGGCCTCAATGCAGTCATTCGTGCCGCCGTCCTCACCGCGCATGATCGCGGTTGGGAAACAGTGGGCATTCGTCGTGGCTTCCACGGGCTCCTGGACGGCAGCGGTGTCGTGCCCCTCGGCGCTGCCGAAGTCAGCGGCATCACGCATCTGGGCGGTACCATCCTCGGGAGCACGAACCGCGGCAACCCGCTCCGCTGGCCGAAGCTGCAGCCGGATGGCCGGGTGGTCGAGATCGACCGGGGCGACGAGTTGATCGCGGCCTTTCGTCGCGAGGGCATTGACGCCCTCATCTCGATTGGTGGCGACGGTTCGCTCGCGATTGCCGGCACGCTCTGGGAGCGTGGCCTTCAGGTGGTCGGCGTGCCGAAGACGATCGACAACGACGTCGTCGGCACCGACACGACCTTCGGCTTCGACACCGCGGTCTCCACCGCGACCGAGGCACTCGACAAGCTGCACACCACGGCCGAGTCGCATGACCGCGTGATGGTGGTCGAGCTGATGGGGCGCGAGGCGGGGTGGATCGCGCTGCACAGCGGCATCTCCGGAACGGCCGACGTCATCCTGATTCCGGAAATTCCCTTCTCGCTCGAGAAGGTCTGCGAGAAGATTCGCGAGCGCGAGCGGCACGGGCGACACTTCTCGATCGTCGTCGTCGCTGAAGGGGCGCAGACCGTCGATGGCGGCCCGGTCTTCCGCGAGCGGCGGAGCGCCGGCACGGTCGACCGGCTCGGCGGCATCGGCGAACAGGTGGCGCACGGCATTGCGCAGGTCACCGGCAAGGAGACGCGCTCGCTGGTCCTCGGCCACCTCCAGCGTGGCGGCTCGCCGACGACGTTCGATCGGTTGCTCGCGCTGCGCTTCGGCTCGGCGGCGGTCCGCGCCATCGCCGACGGCGACTTCGGCACCATGGTGGCCTACACGCCGCCGGTCATCTCGCGCGTCCCGATCGCCGACGTCGTGGGCCGGATGAAGACGGTGCCGCTCGATTCAGGGATTATCCTGACGGCGCGGCACCTGGGGATTTCGTTCGGCGACTAGACGGCGAACGGCGAACGGCGAACGGCGAACGGCGAACAGCGGTAAGGGGTGAGGAGTGAGGGGGAACAAACCCCTGACCCCTCACCCCTCACCGTTTCCAACCGTTCGCTGTTCGCTGTTCGCTGTTCGCTTACGCCGGCATCTCATACTTGATGACATAAAACATCACCCCCTGCGGTGACGCGATCCCCGCCATCCGCCCCACCGTCGGGATATCGACGGGCGGCATGAAGACGCTGCCGCCGCTCGCGGTGGCCTTTGCGGCCGCGGCGTCGACATTGTCGACCGTCATGTACACCGCCCAGTGCGACGGGAAATTTCCCATCTCCGGCGTGATCGCCATCATCCCGCCCACCATCCGGTCGCCGGCATGGAAGACCGAGTAGTCCATCCCCGGCATGCTCATCTTCTCGATTCGCCAGCCGAAGAGCGCGCTCCAGAAGGCGCCGGCCTTCTCGGTCTCGTACGTCGCGAGCTCGATCCAGCTCGGCGCGCCGTGATGCATCGAATCGGCCGTCATGCCTGGTGACACCCCGGCCTGCCAGACATCCATCTCGGCCCTGAACGGATCGAAGGTCTCGGCCATCCGCCCCGTCGGTCCGACGTCGAACGCCGGCTTCCCCAGCCCGCCGAGCTCGTTGGCCTTGGCCGACGCCGCGTCGGCGCTCTCGACGCGGATCATCAACCCGATGCCGGGTGGCGTGCTCGGGGGCATGTTGGGGCCGCTCGTGTCCCACATCCCCCCGACTTCCTGACCACCCACCTTGATCAGGTGGCCGCCCATCTCCGGGATCTCGGAATACTCCCAGCCGAGCACGCCGGCGAAGAAGGCCCGCGCATCCGACGACGCAGGCGTGAGCACGTTGATCCAGCAGAATTCGCCAATCCGACGCGGACCTGAGAGCATGAGGGGACTCGGAGAAGAGGTGGGCGGAGGTGAACGGTGAACGGTTAAAAGTGACCTGTGACCGGTGACCAGTGATCAGGAACTGGTAAGGGGTGAGGGGGCGCCCATTCGGACGGATGTTCACGTCCTCCCGTTTCACCTGCCAGCCGTAACACCTCGGTCACAGGTCACAGGTCACAGGTCACAGGTCACAGGTCACAGGTCACAGGTCACTGGTCACCGTTCACCCAAGAAGCTCCGCACCATCTTGAGTCCCGTCGTCGTCAGCACCGACTCCGGATGGAATTGCACCCCCTCGACCGGGTGCCGACGATGCCGAATTCCCATGATCTCGCCGTCATCGGCGCGGGCGGTGAGGAGCAGTTCCGGCGGCAACGTCACCTCGACAACGGCGAGCGAGTGATACCGTGTCGCCTCGAGGGGCGACGGCAATCCGGCGAAGACACCGAGGCCGTCGTGCGTGATTGGCGAGGTGCGGCCGTGACGCGGGTGTGCCGCGCGTTCGACCGTCGCGCCGTAGGCGGTGGCGATGACCTGGTGGCCGAGGCAGACGCCGAGGATCGGGGTGGTTGGTCCGAGGCTTCGTACGACATCGAGCGCGAGACTGCATTCCTCGGGTCGTCCCGGGCCAGGGGAGAGGATGATGTGCGTCGGCGCCATCGCGCACACTGCCTCAAGCGACAGGGCATCGTCGCGACAGACCAGCGGTGCCTCGCCGAGCTCCTCGACATAGCGCGCCAGCGTGAAGACGAACGAATCCTCGTGGTCGAGGAGGAGGATCACGGCCCCTCCGCCAGCGCGGCCATGAGCGCCGCCGCCTTGTCGAGCGTCTCCCGGTACTCCGCCTCCGGTTCCGACAGCGCGGTGATCCCACCGCCCGCGTGGAACGATGCGATCCCCCGCGCGATGGTCACCGTGCGGATCGCGATCGAGAACGAGCAACTGCCGTCGCGCCCCAACCAGCCGATCGCACCGCAATAGGCTGCGCGCGTGACCGGTTCGTGGGCGGCGATCACCGCCATGGCCCGGAGCTTCGGGGCACCAGTCACCGAGCCGCCGGGGAAGGTCGCTTCGAGGAGGTCGATTGCATCGCGCCCGGTGCGCAGCCGCCCGGTCACCGTCGACACGAGATGGTGCACCGTCGGATGCGTCTCCAGGGCGCACAGCGTCGGCACGTCGACGCTCGCCGGTGCGCAGACCCGCGCGAGGTCATTCCGCAGCAAGTCGACGATCATCACATTCTCGGCCCGGTCCTTCTCGCTCGCCACCAGCTCGGCGGCGAGGACCTCATCCGCTGCAGCATCGGTCCCACGCGGCCGCGTTCCCTTGATCGGGCGCGTCTCCACCATGCCGGTCGCGGCATCAAGTTGCAGGAACCGTTCAGGTGAAGCGCTGAGCAACTCCACGTCGCCGTGGTCGAGGTAGGCGGCGAGCGGTGCCGCAGTGTGCGCGCGAATCCGCCGGTAGAGCGCCAGCGGGCTCCCGGCGAACGGCGCCGTGAAGCGCTGGGCGAGGTTGGCCTGAAAGATGTCGCCGGACAGCACATGCTCGACGACGGCGGCCACGGCACGCTGGTACGCGTCGGGCGCGAAGTCTGGCGTGGCGAACGCGGTGGCGAAGGTCCCCTGCGCCGTCGTGCCCGCCCCCTGCACGACCGCCATCATCTCGGCGGCACGTGCTCTCGCGCGCACGGTGTCGCAGCGGCCATCCTGCTGCATCCCGGTGCTCACCAGCCACGCCTGATGCGTGGCGTGATCCCACGCGATCACCCAGTCGTACAGCGCCAGCGAGAGGTCGGGCAGCTCGAGCGGGTCCTGCGGAGCGCGCGGCATCCGGTCGAACGCCGCGCCAAGTTCGTAGCCGAGCCAGCCGATCCAGCCTCCCTGAAATGGGGGGAGCATCGGGGCGATCGGGGCGGTGTGATCGAGGGTGGCGCGGAGCTGGTCGCGGAGGGCGTGCCAATCGTGGGCTGCCCCGCGCAGGATCCGCACCGGGTCGGCGGCGAGGTAGCTGTAGCGGCCGAGGTCGTGGTGGTCGGCGGCGCCGTCGAGGAGGGCAGGGAAGGGACGATGCGCAAACCGCTCGAGGAGCTCGAGCGGTTCGGGAGGTGGATCGAGCGGAATGATGACCGGCGAAACCACCGGAGCGTCGGTCACCCCGTGATCCAGCCGCCGGTTTGTCCCTCGAGACCCGGGAAGCCGCCCTTCGGCTGCCACTGGATGGTGGCCTCGATCCGCTCGGCCATCTGGAGGTCCTTTTCCGTGATGCCGCCAGCGGAGTGCGTCTGCAACATCACCACGATCCGCCCCCAATGGACTTCCAGATCGGGATGGTGATTGCCGGCCTCGGCCAGGAAGGCGATCGCATTCACGGCCAGCATGGTGCTGCGCCAGCCGTCGGTGGTGTACTCGCGCCGGAGCCAACCGTTGGACGCCCTCCATCCGGGCAGCACGGCGAGGCGCGCGGCGAGCTCGGGGCCATCGAATAGCGGTTCGTTGCTTTTCATGCCGTCAGTCCAGGCGTTGCGAGTACGTGGCCGACTGTCCGACCGATTCCTCGACCTCGATCTCGAGGAAGGTGAGGTTGGCGCCATCGGCGGCGAGGTCTTCGCGCACCTTCACCGCGACCCACTCCGCGATCATCTCGGCAGTGGTATTGGCGATCGGCAGCATGGCGCAGTCCTTCGTGGGGAACTGGTAGGTCTGCTCTCCGAAATACTCGACGAAGGTCATCGCCCCTTCAGTGCGAAAGGCGAGCTTCGGATTGTTGGTCGGAAGCAGGACCCGGTGGTCCATGATGTCGACGTACCGCCGGACGATCCGCTTGAGGATCGCGAAGTCCACCACGAAGAGACACTCGCTGTCGATCGGCCCTTCGACGGCCACGCTGATCCGGTAGTTGTGACCGTGCAGCGACTCGCAGGTGTGCCCGCGGAAGGTGATGAAGTGCGCCGACGAGAAGACCAGGTAGTCCTTGCTGACCGTAACGCGAAATGTGCCCACAGCATGCTCCAGAATCGTTGCCGCGCGGACGAGAGGTGCCGCCGCGGCACCAAGTTACCACGACATGCGCCGACTCACCATCGGACAGGTGTCCACGAATCAGGACACTCCTCCGCGCGGGGCAGTGACGTAACTCCTTGTGGGACATGGGATTTCGGTGTGGCACGGCGCTGGCACTTCAGTGAACGGTCAACGGTGAACGGTGAACGGGCCTCCGAGCCGCAGCGCCGCAACCGATGGCATCGATCACCGTTCACCGTTCACCGTTCACTTCCTGCTGGAGGCTCTCATGCGCACCGCATCGTTCGTCCTCACCCCGATGGCCGCCCTGGCCCTTGCCATCACTCCGCTCTCGGCCCAGGTCCGGGCCAGCGTCCATATCGACATCCCGATTCTTGGCACCCATCGCCCCGTCATCGTGGACCGCGATGACCGCTACGACGACCGCCGCTACATCGTCGAGGTGCGCGACTACTCGTCGCGCAACTACGGCCAGTGGAAGAAGGAGTACCGGAACTGGCGCCCCGTGACCATCTACGTGGTCAATGGCCGCTACTACGAGCGTCAGGTCCGCGGTGCCCGCCCGGTCTCGGTCTACTACTACCGGAACCAGTACTTCTTCGAGCCGCGCGATCGCGACTTCTACCGGTACCGCGACGACCACCGCAACGATCGCTGGGATGACCGTCGCGACGATCGGCGCGATGACCGATACGGCAATCGCGACGATCGTGACGACCGTCGCGATCCCCCGCGCCCGAACACCCGGTACGAAGACCGGTCCCGGCCCCGCCAGTAACCGGCGGGGCAGTTCCCCAGGCTAGTGGGCGATATGCTCGCCGGTGATTTCCACGGCGGGCAGTTGCCCGGTCAGCCGCAGCGAAACGTTCCAGAGCCGCGCCCCGACCACCGCGTCATGCGAGAGCAGCGACGACGTGGCGGGGCGCGAACGCTTGAAGTACTTCCCCGAGACGCCCTCGACATCGCGTGACGCGGCCAGGTACAGCAGGGACGTTGCGGCGTCTTCCGGCGAAATCGTGAAGCGCTTGACGAACGGCCAGAGCCAGTGCGACCACCAGCGGCGATACCCCGACTCGAGCAGCTCCGTCCCGACCACGCCCGGGTGGCAGGCATTGATCGTCACGCCACTGCCCTCGAGACGGTGCGCCAGGTCGTAACAGAACATCACGTTCGCCAGCTTCGAGCGCCCGTAGGCGGTGATGCCGTTGTAACGCTTGGTGCTTTCCCAGTCCTCGGGGTCGGTCGCCCGCTGGTGCGCCTCCGAGGCGACCATGATCACGCGCGCCGGGGCGCTTGCCTCGAGCAGGTCGAGCAGACCGGTGGTCAGGAGGAACGGCGCGAGGTGGTTCGTGGCGAAGGTGGCTTCGACCCGGTCCACCGTCTCCTCGCGGTGCATCTGGAAGGTCCCGGCGTTGTTGATCAGGACATCCAGGCGAGGCGTCGCGGCCTTGACCTCCTGTACCAGGCGGCGGACTTCGGCCTGGCTGGAGAGATCGGCCACCAGCAGCGTGATCCGCGCATTGCCGGTGGCGGCGATGATTTCGCGCCGTGCCGCCTCACCGGCCTCGCGGTGGCGGCACGACATCAGGATCGTCGCGCCGAGGCGCGCGAGCCCCTCGACCGTGGCGCGGCCAATGCCGCGACTCGCTCCCGTGACCAGGCAGACCTTCCCGTCCATCATTCCTCCCGCCGGTGCTCCCGGCACAATCCCGAACCTGCACAGCCCCAATTATAGCCGCGGGGGATGTACTTTTCCCCTGTGGACCTCAAGCGCGACCATTTCCTCCCGCCCGACCCAGATGCCTACCACCGGGCCGACCACCCCCGCGGTCGGGTCATTGTCATTGCCCCCACCCGCGCGTCGTGCGAGACCATCGAGCTCGCCCTCCATGCCCGGGTCGAGACGCTCCTGCAGCGGAAGCATGGCGCCGAGCTCATGGAGTGGGCGGGCGCCGGCAAGGGCTTCGGCATCGTCGCCGGGACCGGGACCGGGAAGACGCTCGGCACCCGGCTGATCGCCGAAGCGATCCTGCGCGAGCCGCTGCTGATCGGGGTCGTCAACCGCGAGCGGGAGGCGACCCCCGACACCCCGTCGTGGAATGTCATTGTGGTCACCACGGGGATCGCACGCCGCTGGCTGACCGACGGCTTCGTGACCCCCCGCGACACGCTGATCGTCGACGAGATCCACCAGACCTCCGCCGAGCTCGAACTCTGCCTCGCCCTCGGGAAGCGAACCGGGTGCCGGTTCATCTGGCTCTCCGCCACGGTCAACCCGACGTTCTATCGCGCGTACCTGAACAGCGACGAGATGCTCGAGACGTCGGCGTTCGACCCGGCGCTCCGTGCGCACGTCACGGTCGAACCGAAGCAGCCGGAAGCGTATCTCGACGATGCCACCATTCGGCGATTCGTGCGCGAGAATCGCGGCGTGGCGGTCTTCCTCCCGACGCGCGCCGAGGTGGAGCGCCTGGGCGAAGGACTGGCAGCGCGCTTCCCCAAGCTCAACGCCGCGTTCTATCACGGCGGCGAGCCGATCCGGATCATCCGCCCCTTCCTCGAGGGCGAGGTCAAGAAGCCGTACCTGCTGGCGATGACGGCGGCCGGACAGTCGGCGCTCAACCTGCCGGGCCTCGACACCGTGATCATCTACGACGCCCGCTACGGCAACGTCGTCGACCGCGGCAAGAACGTCCTGCATCGCCTCTACCTCGGCGCCAACGAGATCCTCCAGATGGCCGGCCGCGTGCACGGGCGCGTTGCCAATGGTCAGGTGGTGATCCTCTCCGATCGGGCACTCGATTTCGCCACCCTGAAGCCGGCGCCGCCGGAGTTCCAGTTGGCCGGCGATGCGGAGCGTGTCGCGCTGACCTGCGCGGCCATCGGCGTCGATGCCAGTGGCCTCGACTTGCCGGTGCCGCTCGATCGCACCGCGTACCGCGAGGCGATGGCGCGGCTCACGTCGCGCGGATTGATCGAGAACGGCCGACTCACCCGGTATGGCCGCGACGTTGAGGCGCTGCCGGT
This genomic interval carries:
- a CDS encoding VOC family protein; this encodes MLSGPRRIGEFCWINVLTPASSDARAFFAGVLGWEYSEIPEMGGHLIKVGGQEVGGMWDTSGPNMPPSTPPGIGLMIRVESADAASAKANELGGLGKPAFDVGPTGRMAETFDPFRAEMDVWQAGVSPGMTADSMHHGAPSWIELATYETEKAGAFWSALFGWRIEKMSMPGMDYSVFHAGDRMVGGMMAITPEMGNFPSHWAVYMTVDNVDAAAAKATASGGSVFMPPVDIPTVGRMAGIASPQGVMFYVIKYEMPA
- a CDS encoding 6-pyruvoyl tetrahydropterin synthase family protein codes for the protein MGTFRVTVSKDYLVFSSAHFITFRGHTCESLHGHNYRISVAVEGPIDSECLFVVDFAILKRIVRRYVDIMDHRVLLPTNNPKLAFRTEGAMTFVEYFGEQTYQFPTKDCAMLPIANTTAEMIAEWVAVKVREDLAADGANLTFLEIEVEESVGQSATYSQRLD
- the pabB gene encoding aminodeoxychorismate synthase component I; this encodes MIPLDPPPEPLELLERFAHRPFPALLDGAADHHDLGRYSYLAADPVRILRGAAHDWHALRDQLRATLDHTAPIAPMLPPFQGGWIGWLGYELGAAFDRMPRAPQDPLELPDLSLALYDWVIAWDHATHQAWLVSTGMQQDGRCDTVRARARAAEMMAVVQGAGTTAQGTFATAFATPDFAPDAYQRAVAAVVEHVLSGDIFQANLAQRFTAPFAGSPLALYRRIRAHTAAPLAAYLDHGDVELLSASPERFLQLDAATGMVETRPIKGTRPRGTDAAADEVLAAELVASEKDRAENVMIVDLLRNDLARVCAPASVDVPTLCALETHPTVHHLVSTVTGRLRTGRDAIDLLEATFPGGSVTGAPKLRAMAVIAAHEPVTRAAYCGAIGWLGRDGSCSFSIAIRTVTIARGIASFHAGGGITALSEPEAEYRETLDKAAALMAALAEGP
- a CDS encoding SDR family oxidoreductase; this encodes MMDGKVCLVTGASRGIGRATVEGLARLGATILMSCRHREAGEAARREIIAATGNARITLLVADLSSQAEVRRLVQEVKAATPRLDVLINNAGTFQMHREETVDRVEATFATNHLAPFLLTTGLLDLLEASAPARVIMVASEAHQRATDPEDWESTKRYNGITAYGRSKLANVMFCYDLAHRLEGSGVTINACHPGVVGTELLESGYRRWWSHWLWPFVKRFTISPEDAATSLLYLAASRDVEGVSGKYFKRSRPATSSLLSHDAVVGARLWNVSLRLTGQLPAVEITGEHIAH
- a CDS encoding ATP-dependent 6-phosphofructokinase, producing the protein MKIAISTGGGDAPGLNAVIRAAVLTAHDRGWETVGIRRGFHGLLDGSGVVPLGAAEVSGITHLGGTILGSTNRGNPLRWPKLQPDGRVVEIDRGDELIAAFRREGIDALISIGGDGSLAIAGTLWERGLQVVGVPKTIDNDVVGTDTTFGFDTAVSTATEALDKLHTTAESHDRVMVVELMGREAGWIALHSGISGTADVILIPEIPFSLEKVCEKIRERERHGRHFSIVVVAEGAQTVDGGPVFRERRSAGTVDRLGGIGEQVAHGIAQVTGKETRSLVLGHLQRGGSPTTFDRLLALRFGSAAVRAIADGDFGTMVAYTPPVISRVPIADVVGRMKTVPLDSGIILTARHLGISFGD
- a CDS encoding 4a-hydroxytetrahydrobiopterin dehydratase is translated as MKSNEPLFDGPELAARLAVLPGWRASNGWLRREYTTDGWRSTMLAVNAIAFLAEAGNHHPDLEVHWGRIVVMLQTHSAGGITEKDLQMAERIEATIQWQPKGGFPGLEGQTGGWITG
- a CDS encoding c-type cytochrome, whose product is MRLPPLLLMLGLLAPTTLAAQATDSTAAMLALGKRTFEGRGLCFSCHGKGGEGMPAVSKNTNLADGKWLHSTGTRPELVAIIKTGFDAKTSKSGVVMPARGGSRITDREVEAVAAYVVELARKKPVK
- a CDS encoding aminodeoxychorismate/anthranilate synthase component II; the encoded protein is MILLLDHEDSFVFTLARYVEELGEAPLVCRDDALSLEAVCAMAPTHIILSPGPGRPEECSLALDVVRSLGPTTPILGVCLGHQVIATAYGATVERAAHPRHGRTSPITHDGLGVFAGLPSPLEATRYHSLAVVEVTLPPELLLTARADDGEIMGIRHRRHPVEGVQFHPESVLTTTGLKMVRSFLGER